From the genome of Torulaspora globosa chromosome 2, complete sequence, one region includes:
- a CDS encoding uncharacterized protein (ancestral locus Anc_7.307), whose protein sequence is MGLFASKLFSNLFGNKEMRILMVGLDGAGKTTVLYKLKLGEVITTIPTIGFNVETVQYKNISFTVWDVGGQDRIRSLWRHYYRNTEGVIFVVDSNDRSRITEAREVMQRMLNEDELRNAVWLVFANKQDLPEAMSAAEITEKLGLHSIRNRPWFIQATCATSGEGLYEGLEWLSNNLKNQS, encoded by the coding sequence ATGGGTCTGTTTGCTTCAAAGTTGTTCAGTAACCTTTTCGGTAACAAGGAAATGCGTATCCTTATGGTGGGTCTTGATGGTGCCGGTAAGACCACCGTGTTGTACAAGTTGAAATTGGGTGAGGTGATCACTACGATCCCAACCATTGGTTTCAACGTGGAGACCGTTCAATACAAGAACATTTCCTTCACAGTCTGGGATGTCGGTGGACAAGACAGGATCAGATCCTTGTGGAGACACTACTACAGAAACACCGAAGGTGTCATCTTTGTTGTCGACTCCAACGACAGATCTCGTATCACCGAAGCTAGAGAGGTCATGCAAAGAATGTTGAACGAGGACGAATTGAGAAACGCCGTCTGGCTAGTCTTTGCTAACAAGCAAGATTTGCCAGAGGCCATGTCTGCCGCTGAAATCACCGAAAAATTGGGTTTACATTCTATCAGAAACCGCCCTTGGTTCATTCAAGCTACCTGTGCCACCTCTGGTGAAGGTCTGTACGAAGGTTTGGAATGGCTAAGTAACAACTTGAAGAACCAATCCTAA
- the NUS1 gene encoding ditrans,polycis-polyprenyl diphosphate synthase (ancestral locus Anc_7.308), which yields MDVISESSRLQSEDSAVGPMPTKHIPPAEAEVLKKDPTKTKLKLLKAVTASALMDEDKGMEERKVRRLSRGESLLDRKASKVEYVMCKVLLVVLYLLYGLYRYFQYEYNKMKLRLLGIIYNPSNTPQLIRQDVTKLKKIPRRLAAILEMKSASSVGGGVKGLMNDGSELVCWTVSAGIKHLILYDYDGVLKSNVADFRKEVYNKLGRYYGPSNIPKYAIRIPHLNKIYFNDKDSKTPGERNKVAIEISLLSNRDGRETIVDLTKTMADLCASHELQLTDITMKLVDKELNHLVGPEPDLLLYFGPSLDLQGFPPWHIRLTEFHWEKDNDAVVYSVFIRGLQKYSACKINVGK from the coding sequence ATGGATGTTATAAGTGAGTCCTCACGGTTACAGTCCGAGGATTCCGCTGTTGGACCGATGCCGACGAAACACATACCCCCAGCGGAAGCAGAGGTGCTGAAAAAGGATCCCACGAAGACCAAATTGAAGCTCCTGAAGGCTGTTACAGCATCGGCGTTGATGGATGAGGATAAAGGAATGGAAGAGAGGAAGGTGAGACGCCTATCCCGGGGTGAATCGTTGCTCGACAGAAAGGCCAGTAAAGTGGAATATGTGATGTGTAAAGTGCTATTGGTGGTGCTGTATCTGCTTTACGGCCTTTACCGGTACTTTCAGTACGAGTACAATAAAATGAAGTTGAGATTGCTCGGCATAATCTACAATCCGTCCAACACGCCGCAACTGATCCGCCAAGATGTTacgaagttgaagaaaataccTAGGCGACTAGCGGCCATCCTGGAGATGAAATCTGCCAGCTCTGTCGGTGGAGGCGTGAAGGGACTGATGAATGATGGAAGCGAACTGGTGTGCTGGACCGTCTCGGCGGGTATCAAGCACCTGATATTGTACGATTACGATGGAGTATTGAAGAGCAACGTTGCAGATTTCAGGAAAGAGGTTTACAACAAGTTAGGCAGATACTATGGGCCGTCCAATATCCCCAAATATGCGATTAGGATCCCGCACTTGAACAAAATCTACTTTAATGACAAGGACAGCAAAACTCCCGGTGAAAGGAACAAAGTCGCTATCGAGATATCACTACTGTCAAACCGAGACGGCCGAGAGACCATTGTCGATTTGACAAAGACCATGGCCGATCTCTGCGCCTCACATGAACTGCAACTAACAGATATAACGATGAAACTCGTCGACAAGGAACTAAACCACCTTGTCGGACCAGAGCCAGACCTTTTACTCTATTTCGGACCCTCTCTCGACCTGCAAGGCTTTCCACCCTGGCATATTCGTCTCACAGAGTTCCACTGGGAAAAAGATAACGACGCAGTCGTGTATTCAGTCTTCATAAGAGGCCTACAAAAGTATTCCGCGTGCAAGATCAACGTTGGAAAGTAA
- a CDS encoding 60S ribosomal protein uL29 (ancestral locus Anc_7.306), with product MAGIKAYELRTKNKEQLETQLVDLKKELAELKVQKLSRPSLPKIKTVRKDIARVLTVMNQQQREAVRQLYKGKKYQPKDLRAKKTRALRRALTKFEASRTTEKQRKKQIAFPARKYAIKA from the exons ATG gcCGGAATTAAAGCTTATGAACTAAGAACCAAGAACAAGGAACAATTGGAGACCCAATTGGtcgacttgaagaaggaattggcCGAATTGAAGGTCCAAAAATTGTCCAGACCATCTTTGCCAAAGATCAAGACTGTCAGAAAGGACATCGCCCGTGTCTTGACTGTCATGAACCAACAACAAAGAGAAGCCGTTAGACAATTGTACAAGGGTAAGAAGTACCAGCCAAAGGACTTGAGAGCTAAGAAGACAAGagctttgagaagagcTTTGACCAAGTTCGAAGCTTCCAGAACTACCgaaaagcaaagaaagaagcaaattGCTTTCCCAGCAAGAAAGTACGCTATCAAGGCTTAG